The genome window AGCTTGATATATTTGCACTAATTAAAAGAGTTTGACTTATTTGCAAATCAGTACCCATGGCAACGTGACATGTGGGTCTCATGCTTGACATATTTGCAAATCAGTACCAATGCTCTGACATGGACAAAAAGTGTTTCATGCAGAAACTCTTCTGGTGTGAACATCATTAGCCCTGtgatttatgttttctttatgtGGGAGATACTtttcttattaatttatttatgtatgaAAAATGGAAATTTTTTGGTATTCATTTGAAATGGTTTAACTGCGTGACTCATATCTTCTTACTAAATTTCCTGCATTTTGTCCTTTCCCATTTAGTTGAGGTTAATTCAATCTACAATGTTTTTTACACTGCTACTTCTGGGACCGCATGTGTCCAGTGTTATACCCTTGCATTGTGAAGAACTGAAGATGCTATTTCATGGTTTCAGTATCTTATATGTTGGGCCTTCTTTACTGATGTATGTATAACCATGTATTCATGCCTGAATGCGTCTTGCAAAAACAAAACCAGTCAGATAGATttgataatttataaatatgttGCTAACAATATTTGTTGGCTTCACAGACCATTGCGACTATATGTATGTTCCTTGCTGGCAAGGTAGAAGAGACTCCTCGTCCATTAAAAGATGTTATTGTTGTCTCATATGAGATTATAAACAAAAAGGATCCAGCGGCGGCCCAGAGGATCAAACAAAAGGTGTTCttttaataatatttctttttcagtttattttttttgaatagaaaaaatttattcaagcCCCAAAGGGGAGCAACCCACAACTACATCAAGGACGAACAGTTAATAAGATCAAAAACATTTCTAGGGAAAGACAGACTCCAGAATTTTAGACAATCAAACCATGTTTCAATAAAAAAGTCTAGGGAGGAATCCTTATGTTCAAAGATTCTGTTGttcctttctttccaaatcaGCCACATAACTGCCATAGGAATGAGCTGAAATAAATTCTTTTGGTGCTTGTCTTTTCCAATAGAAGCCCACGCAAGTAGCTCTTTATCTACAGTATTGTGAGAGACCCACCATAGCCCCAACATCTTCCATACATTTTCCCAGACCTTTCTGGACCAAGGGCAGCGCAGGAACAGGTGATTAATAGACTCGGAATCTGCTTTACACAAATAGCATCTATTCACAAGAGAGAAACCCCTCCTTTGCAGGTTGTCTTGAGTTAAGATCCTCTGCCAAACAACCTCCcagcaaaagaaaataactCTAGGAGGAGCGTTAGATTTCAGTTTATTTGTAGGATGGCGTGCACCATGTTGAACATTTTCCCCACTTGTCCACAGCCTATGCATCCTCTTTCCTTGTAGTGAGGATTCTATCTTTGTCGCTTAATTTTTCGTAACAATATAACCTGCAGTTCCTCTTTATTTAACCTAACCATGAGCAGCAGTTTGCATGTAAAAAGATTTTCTAGCCCTGTACTTTATAAACATGATGAATGATGTTTTATGCTCATTCAAAACACTTCACAGAAATGTGCAACTTGTAAACTACTATTTTCAGTGGAAtgcttcatatttttcttttatctgaATATACCAACTCCCCCTTCTCTtcactttttatttttcacCTGAATCAAATGTTCTAGCTCAGAATCTACTTTCCTAGAGCAGCTACGTCATTGATTAATTATCTCCCTGCGATGTAAGAttatgtacttttttttttctttcttgtttgtgttatttttgtgcctataatttaatcatttaaTGACATTATACTTGCAGGAAGTATATGAGCAGCAAAAAGAACTTATTTTACTTGGGGAGAGGGTTGTACTTGCAACTCTTGGTTTTGACCTCAATGTCCATCACCCTTATAAGCCCCTGGTTGAAGCAATAAAGAAATTTAAGGTTGCACAGAATGCCCTTGCTCAAGTAGCATGGAACTTTGTTAATGATGGGTATGCTTATCATACTCTTTTCAAGCTTAAGTAATTTCAGTTAgtgctctctctcttccttattCTTCTTCACACACTGGAAAGCGGCTTGCAGACTGAGGACATCGCTCTGCCTGCAATTTAAGCCCCATCACATAGCGGCGGGTGCCATTTTCCTTGCTGCCAAGTTCCTCAAAGTGAAGCTTCCATCGGATGGTGAGAAGGTCTGGTGGCAAGAATTTGATGTCACCCCACGCGAATTGGAGGGTCGGTGTCCTGCCCCTTATTTTTGTAATACAGAACTTTCATATCTGTTGGGACAGTATTTAAACAGCCCCATGGCACTAATGCTGCATTGCTTGTTCGCTTGTAGCATTGACTTACGAGACTTAGGTCTTTTACCCCCGGATAAAGGATTGTTGCTACTTGCTATCTTTTCCTTTGTGGGGTTATTAGTATCTCATGTTACCCAACCCAATTGAATAGATGTTGGGTTGCAGGAAAAGTTACTGTGGATGTTCAAAAGATCATCTGCATATATCAGAAACTGTGACTGTTAATAGTTAGAGTGCCATGTGTGTTGCTGCCACTGGTTGCTGTTCTTTGTGTCTTAACAAATGATGATTGCACTGGTGTGTACTTTATTAATCCTTGTCCTTATTATTTGTTGCAGAGGTTAGTAATCAGATGCTGGAGCTTTATGAGCAAAACAAAGTTCCCCCTTCTCAGGGTAGTGAAGCAGAAGGGAGTGGCGGTGGTGGGCAAGGTCGTAGGGCCACAGGAAAAGCTCCTGTTGGGAATGAGGAACAGGCCTCAAAGCAACTATCATCACAACCGGAAACTTCAGACAACCATGGGGTGCAACCAAGAACCTCACAAAATCAAAGTAATGATAATGGGAGCACTGAAATGGGCAGTGTTATTATTGATCACAAATTGGATTCAGAGACTAAAGATGATCAGCACCCTGAGCATTTGTCTCACAAGGAGAACATGAGAGAATATCCAAACAGGTCCAAACCTGGGGCAGAGCGAATGGGGGGCGAAGATCAAGAAAGAACTGGTGCCCGAAATAATCTCGTCGAAGCAGGAGATTGGAGAGATGATGGGACATCACGCAAGTTCAACAGTGTGGTCGGAAGAAACTTGGATCTCCGGGAAGGCCCACTTGGCCAGTCCCCGAAGGATGCTATTAAAATGATTGACAAGGATAAGGTGAAGGCAGCACTTGAGAAAACGAGGAAATCTCGCGGAGAAACAACTCGGAAAAAAGATGTTATGGATGAGGATGATCTCATTGAAAGGGAGCTAGAAGATGGGGTTGAATTGGCAGCTGAGGTCAAGAGGGAGGGAAGGCAGAGCTCGAATAGAACTGGGAATTCTGAAGGAACTAAGGACCATGGAGAAAGCGGAGATGGAAACCATGTTGGCAGGAAAGGGCAGTCATCAAGGGGTCTGGAAACTGAAAATGCAGAAGAGGGAGAAATGATAGATGATGCTTTCCCCGTACTGAAAATCCGAAAGAGGAAAGCGGGGAGCCCAGCTGATCGGCAGTTGGAGGGAAAGAAACGGCATGATTACATGCCAAACAATCATGATACCATAGAAGATGGACACCGAATGGCCCGGGGTGCTTATGGTGACAGGGAGAACAGGAAGCATTCTCATGATAACCATTTTTGAAGCATCACTGAGATGTTTTGTGATTTCCTCGAGTTACTGGCACTTTTGAGACCCTGGAAACTGCTGCTATTAGTTTTCATTATGAATTTTCCCGTATGGCGTGTTGTCAATGCACAACATGTAATGGGGATGCTCTAGTTTTGCAATGGCAGAGCCACCTAAAGTGAGAAATGTATTTGAACTATTTCTTAAGCTCCTATATTTATATAATGTAGCAGGAGGAACATGAGATTTCTCGTGATTGAATAGAAAGCAAGATGCCTAATCTAAAACCATTCCCTCCTCCCTCATTAACGTCTCTCTCTCGCCCCTCTGTGTTCTCTGCTTCACACTTCAGAAGAAGATCAAGATCTCTCACAATTCCAACAAATCTTTCAAAGCCAATTCTGAAGCCCAAAATTGGGTCCCAAACTCTCAATTGACCCCAAAATCAGCCGCCCACCCTCCTCTGCTCCGCCACTCGATACCCTGAAAAAATTTCCACATCAAACCCGCTCCGGACATTCTCTGCTGCTCTTGAACTCTCCTCCGTCCTCCTCTCCCACCCACTACCCGCTGTCGCTGGCATCTCGTGCCTCACACCCTGCAAGGAGTAGAAGCAATTCTCCAAGCGTGAGAAGCAGGAGCTCAAAAGGCTCGAGTCTTCATTAAAGCTTTATGCCCCAGATTGGGCACCGGCTCTGGCAATCAAAATTCTGTTATTAGAGGTTCTGCACTAACCCCATCCCCCTCAACATTTGGTGGTGGATTTGAGTTCCTCTCTTGCCAAGCAAACCTAAAAATGAAAACTCTTTTGCTGGCTAGTAAGGCAAAGAAGGCCTGCTGTGAGTCTACACAGTTCAATTCATCTTAAGATGGCTACGTGAAATTGTGTGCCCCACATCATTTGTATGAAATCATATGCGTGCATCTTAACATTTGATATAGATAAGACAAGAAATACTGGGATATGTAAAACTGTTGAAAATTatcttttttgaaagaaaaatcacCTTAAACGCTTATATAATCCACTATATTACTCACTATTTAGAAAGTTAAAGTCATATTTAGTTATTTACAACATAGTTAATAACAAaagtagctatatatatatatagtctccACCAGTCCACCACCACTAGGACTACATTCATATGGGAGTATAGCAAATCAAGTTAAATGTTTTTTTAAGCTTAAGACAAAATCAACTAATCTAGATATATGATAGGGAGAGAACCACGAGtagttcagatgacactcatatctgtggtatctcatagagatctcgagttcgagcctcccccATTCTCCTTcccctatattaaaaaaaataaaatagatataTGGTAGGGCATGACTTTTCTAAAAAGCTAGCATGACCACAATGAATCTCCCAAACTGGCCTGGTCTACCATGTTTATCTCAAAAGTGGGCTTTCCTTGTGAACCCATGAGCCTGGATGAGGGCGACCCACTATTGCTTGGGCTACCCAGGCCCACTCCATGATGAGGGAAAGTTGCTGTCTGCCTCACCTTGAGATGCACCACCTCAGCTTGGGCCAGAGCCAGTTGGGTCTGGAGCACATCTATTTGTTGTTGCAGAGATGATATGGCTCCTACACAGCCGTAGACCGGGTCACGGACCCTGGCGTTGGCTTCATACACCATGCTACTAACCGCGTCCCCTCGCTGATGGATCGGCAATTCCTGCAAAATTCCACAACCGAGTTTGGGCTTTAGTAGAGCCGAAGTAAAGGCCCATGGGCTTAAAGGCCATGTTCGTCATGATTACATAGTTTGATGATGACATTGAAAGAAGTTTAAGAAAAAAGAGTTGTTAAgctaatttctttattttataaaggTCAATTTACATGGCACCACCGACTATTGTATTTGATATTGTTTTGGGTATTTGTCACTATTAGTTTGGGTCCAATTTAAATGACAATTCTctcctttactttttttttttaataacgtGAAATTTACCAAGTTATTCACCAGACAACTAATTGATAAATTGAGATTGAAGACTCTGCATTGCAATTTTCTAGAGTATGGAATTCTCATTCAATGGCTTGAAAGACGTACTACTACATATTCTGCCAAATTTTTTTCTACACCACATTATTCTGTCAGATTATTTCTATATTATTAGATGCGATTTCTATACTCTTGTGTTGCAGAATTTCTCCATCCATACGAGTGGGACCAAGAAATAGTAAAACTTAAAAAATTGACATCTTCACGTGAACTCAAGTGAATAGACCCAACCTattaaatttacaaaaaaaaagaagaaaagaaagtaaaatagaCCCAATGAATGAATGAACGAATGAAATACTTGGAATCTTAAAGACAATAATGAAATCAAGATTGAAAAGTCTTCATCAAAAATCAACCACTAGCTTTTGCAAGCTAGCTAGTGTCAAGAATTGATCATGATGTCGAAAtcgaaattgaaaattttgacaaagaCCATTTtgaattctatatatatatgaaagtaCATGCATATGCACTCCTTCAGTCCTTTGTTTCCTATATAGGATTCTTCGAGAATTCAGTAGTAAAATGTAGGGTATCTCTtttcacaaaaaagaaaaaagaaaaaagaaaaagaatgtatGGTATTGGCATCTCTAGAAGGAATTTCAAAAAAGTTGAGTTTGGCATTACGTATTGGCTTTTCAAAATTATCATATTCATCTCAAAAATCTCCAGGTGAAATATGTGTGTCCTTTACTTTTTTCATTCAAACAGTTTCACAGatctcaatgtttttttttatctcaattaTCTTAAATATTGAGATGAACACAGATTTCACATGAAACATATGCGTTGATATTAACATTTACGATatctgaaataaaaaaaaattatattgacaTACCTAAGCATTTTCGTACTCCATCTACTCATTAGTCAGAgaggtaaaaataaaatatatgtcaAACTCAACggcaaaataattaatataattatctAAAAAAACACCTAGAGTAGTACAAAAGGTTCGATTTCAAGATCAATCAGGCAAAATGGagtaaaaaattattgaaagaagagagagagagagagagagagagagagagagaagtaatTACCTGTAGCATCTTGTTGACATTGCTTGCACCAAAGACCTTGTGAACATTGGCAAACTTCTGGGGTTCATCAGCTGGAAAGTAAGGAGCAAACACACAATCTTGTGCACATCTCCTCCTGAGTAGCTTACATGCTGCACAAGGTGAGGGTGTACCTTGTTTCCTCCCACTCTCCTTCATTCTGTCCCCCTCTAGGGTACACCTACAGACCACCACTCCTCCTAACACCCTCTGACTCCCCTTTAATTTTGTTTGTAGGGTACCTATATATGCCCTTGCTGAGAAAAGACAAAGGCCTAGATTggttatatttatgttttataggacaaaaacaagaagagaatcACAGCAAAAGTGAAGGGAGGGAGGGGCAACAAATACCACCCAAGCCAAGAAGACCAAGTCCaagagaagagaggagagaggaggggGAGGGAGGGCCAGTTTATAGTAGTACAATCTCATGTGGGTCCCACCGGAAAAGAGGTTCTCATTAGATTTTCGGTCGACATCATGACATGACATCTTGTTGGGTGGCCCTTTCACCATTATTAACTtttactttctttattttttactaTTGCCTTTGAATaggataacatatatattatatatgtatataactgTGGATACGTCTTTGCATCGCATGCAAAAGTATTGTTTGTTCTGGAATACTTCTACATAGGGCTGAGCATGAGTCGATTTTACCTGCATAACGACTCATTACTGGCTCAACTTTCATGATCGATAATCAATCAACCCACAGAGTCGGATCTATAATTTCACCAGACCCAACCTTGTCTCTATCAATATTTCTACCCACTCCCTCATGGTTTTATTTCAGAAAATTATTACGCTTCCCTATTCGAACTCGTAACATGTTTAGTTTGAAAGGTTAAGTATTCAAGTTACAATCTAGACTAGTTGGTTACTTGGTGACTCAATTCCCAAACTAAAGAGATTATGAGTTTAAATGAGGGAGACAAATaattttctgaaataaaatCATAAGAATAGGGTAAGAATGTCCGTAGAGGAACCTAGAGCGTACAATACCTTGAATGCAGCAACGCATCGACAATAAATTTTACATTTTACATTTTACATTCTACTATATgaggaataataataatactgaaaatgaaaatcttaaaGGCATGATAGGTAATGATGGTTCAATCGGTGGGCCTGGTTAATGTATTTTGAACAGTAATGTGAAAAAGATGGATGTCAAATAACTCAACTATGAACAATACCACTTAATTAAAATCTCtcccaaaatataaatatatcaaacataaataaatgataaaaatatgtttttttactAAACACCACAGAAACAAGACCACATtttatcttcttgttttttttttcctcaaaaagaAAAGGTCTTTGTGTTGTTTGGGATCCAATGTATGTGTAGAAGTTACCGGGCGACGTTCATGGTGGAATTTTGGATATAAAGTATATAGTATATACCTACTTCTACGACATACTACATGTGGATGTGTGTGAGAGGCCGCATGTTCTACAACATCTATATTCTAGCGTGATTTGACGTTATTTTCATATTAGATTTCGACCCAAGATTTAACCGATCAACTTATGTAATTT of Tripterygium wilfordii isolate XIE 37 chromosome 13, ASM1340144v1, whole genome shotgun sequence contains these proteins:
- the LOC120012257 gene encoding cyclin-T1-4-like isoform X1, giving the protein MSGMLPGESSHQIQGGSEGSGYSRNSLDRQPEEVGRWYFSRKEIEESSPSRREGIDLKKETYFRKSYCTFLQDLGMRLKVPQVTIATAIIFCHRFFIRQSHAKNDRRTIATICMFLAGKVEETPRPLKDVIVVSYEIINKKDPAAAQRIKQKEVYEQQKELILLGERVVLATLGFDLNVHHPYKPLVEAIKKFKVAQNALAQVAWNFVNDGLRTSLCLQFKPHHIAAGAIFLAAKFLKVKLPSDGEKVWWQEFDVTPRELEEVSNQMLELYEQNKVPPSQGSEAEGSGGGGQGRRATGKAPVGNEEQASKQLSSQPETSDNHGVQPRTSQNQSNDNGSTEMGSVIIDHKLDSETKDDQHPEHLSHKENMREYPNRSKPGAERMGGEDQERTGARNNLVEAGDWRDDGTSRKFNSVVGRNLDLREGPLGQSPKDAIKMIDKDKVKAALEKTRKSRGETTRKKDVMDEDDLIERELEDGVELAAEVKREGRQSSNRTGNSEGTKDHGESGDGNHVGRKGQSSRGLETENAEEGEMIDDAFPVLKIRKRKAGSPADRQLEGKKRHDYMPNNHDTIEDGHRMARGAYGDRENRKHSHDNHF
- the LOC120012257 gene encoding cyclin-T1-5-like isoform X2 codes for the protein MSGMLPGESSHQIQGGSEGSGYSRNSLDRQPEEVGRWYFSRKEIEESSPSRREGIDLKKETYFRKSYCTFLQDLGMRLKVPQVTIATAIIFCHRFFIRQSHAKNDRREVYEQQKELILLGERVVLATLGFDLNVHHPYKPLVEAIKKFKVAQNALAQVAWNFVNDGLRTSLCLQFKPHHIAAGAIFLAAKFLKVKLPSDGEKVWWQEFDVTPRELEEVSNQMLELYEQNKVPPSQGSEAEGSGGGGQGRRATGKAPVGNEEQASKQLSSQPETSDNHGVQPRTSQNQSNDNGSTEMGSVIIDHKLDSETKDDQHPEHLSHKENMREYPNRSKPGAERMGGEDQERTGARNNLVEAGDWRDDGTSRKFNSVVGRNLDLREGPLGQSPKDAIKMIDKDKVKAALEKTRKSRGETTRKKDVMDEDDLIERELEDGVELAAEVKREGRQSSNRTGNSEGTKDHGESGDGNHVGRKGQSSRGLETENAEEGEMIDDAFPVLKIRKRKAGSPADRQLEGKKRHDYMPNNHDTIEDGHRMARGAYGDRENRKHSHDNHF
- the LOC120012258 gene encoding LOB domain-containing protein 4-like, with the protein product MKESGRKQGTPSPCAACKLLRRRCAQDCVFAPYFPADEPQKFANVHKVFGASNVNKMLQELPIHQRGDAVSSMVYEANARVRDPVYGCVGAISSLQQQIDVLQTQLALAQAEVVHLKVRQTATFPHHGVGLGSPSNSGSPSSRLMGSQGKPTFEINMVDQASLGDSLWSC